The following are encoded together in the Xanthomonas sacchari genome:
- a CDS encoding FeoA family protein, whose protein sequence is MTLSDMPLRSSALVESVHDRQPNDAIARRLRELGFVAGEQVQVLTSGPIGGEPLLVQVGYTRFALRRSEAARVQVSALDEVRP, encoded by the coding sequence GTGACGTTGTCCGACATGCCGTTGCGCAGCAGCGCCCTCGTGGAATCCGTGCACGACCGCCAGCCCAACGACGCCATTGCGCGGCGTCTGCGCGAGCTGGGCTTCGTCGCCGGCGAGCAGGTGCAGGTGCTGACCAGCGGGCCGATCGGCGGCGAACCGCTGCTGGTGCAGGTGGGCTACACGCGCTTCGCGCTGCGCCGCAGCGAGGCGGCGCGGGTGCAGGTCAGCGCGCTGGACGAGGTGCGCCCGTGA
- a CDS encoding enoyl-CoA hydratase-related protein has product MSDALLLQRSGKVLTLQLNRPEVRNAFDAVLIAQLSDALLQIGADPQVQVVVLAGAGAAFSAGADLQWMRSMAGASEQANLDDALALARLMRLLDELPKPTVARVQGAAFGGAVGLVACCDIAVAATDARFALSESRLGLLPAVISPYVIAAIGARQARRWFASAETFDAATAAQIGLVHQAVAPEALDAAVQRQVALLGQAGPLAAAGAKALVRRVAAGGERDALDQANAALIAQLRVSTEGQEGLTAFLEKREPAWRASP; this is encoded by the coding sequence ATGAGCGATGCCCTGTTGTTGCAACGATCCGGCAAGGTCCTGACGCTGCAGTTGAACCGACCCGAGGTCCGCAACGCCTTCGACGCCGTGCTGATCGCCCAGCTCAGCGACGCGCTGCTGCAGATCGGTGCCGATCCGCAGGTGCAGGTCGTGGTCCTGGCCGGCGCCGGCGCGGCGTTCTCGGCCGGCGCCGACCTGCAGTGGATGCGCTCGATGGCCGGCGCCAGCGAGCAGGCGAACCTGGACGATGCGCTGGCCCTGGCGCGGCTGATGCGCCTGCTCGACGAACTGCCCAAGCCCACGGTGGCGCGGGTGCAGGGCGCCGCGTTCGGCGGCGCGGTGGGCTTGGTCGCCTGCTGCGACATCGCCGTGGCCGCCACCGATGCCCGCTTCGCGCTCAGCGAAAGCCGCCTGGGCCTGCTGCCGGCGGTGATCTCGCCCTACGTGATCGCCGCGATCGGCGCGCGCCAGGCGCGACGCTGGTTCGCCAGTGCGGAAACCTTCGACGCCGCCACTGCGGCGCAGATCGGCCTGGTCCACCAGGCGGTGGCGCCCGAGGCCCTGGACGCAGCGGTGCAGCGCCAGGTCGCCCTGCTCGGCCAGGCCGGGCCGCTGGCTGCCGCCGGCGCCAAGGCGCTGGTGCGGCGGGTCGCCGCTGGCGGCGAGCGCGATGCGCTGGACCAGGCCAACGCGGCGCTGATCGCGCAATTGCGGGTCTCGACCGAGGGCCAGGAAGGATTGACTGCGTTCCTGGAGAAACGCGAACCGGCCTGGAGGGCCAGCCCATGA
- a CDS encoding DUF6587 family protein, whose translation MTASLLLQYLVIALAVLVSAWVVLKKQFPGTARKLRGALALRLLKPGRAAWLQALGRRIAPPASAGAGACGGCDSCGPAPPRRH comes from the coding sequence ATGACCGCCTCGCTGCTGCTGCAGTACTTGGTGATCGCGCTGGCGGTGCTGGTCAGCGCCTGGGTGGTGTTGAAGAAGCAATTCCCCGGCACCGCGCGCAAGCTGCGCGGCGCACTCGCACTACGCCTGCTCAAGCCGGGCCGGGCGGCCTGGCTGCAGGCGCTGGGGCGGCGCATCGCACCGCCGGCCAGCGCCGGTGCAGGCGCCTGTGGCGGGTGCGACAGCTGCGGGCCGGCGCCGCCGCGGCGGCACTGA
- a CDS encoding ferrous iron transporter B, translating to MSAVAAPLRLALVGNPNCGKTALFNQLTGSKQKVANYAGVTVERKEGRFRAPSGREFAVLDLPGAYSLQPASLDEAITRDLCRGFYPGEPAPDVLVCVVDATNLRLHLRFALELRELGKPMLVALNMVDAAQRRGIQIDRQALEQALGVPVIETVAVRRNGARALVERLDALAPALPPAVAPAEGQGDYHQQVRAILASAVSMPTRTSRVDDALDRWLLHPVAGLLTLAVVMFLIFQAVYAWAAPLMDLIDGGTKALGAWIGGTLPEGPLNSLLVDGIIAGLGGVVVFLPQILILFAFILALEESGYLPRAAFLLDRMMAAAGLSGRSFIPLLSSFACAVPGIMSTRSIQDPRDRLATILVAPLMTCSARLPVYALLIGAFIPQRQVWGVFNQQGLVLFGLYFAAIASALMVSWTMKKWRRDKGEHPLLLELPSYRVPHLRDLALGLWERAAIFLKRVGGIILALTILLWFLLSFPAAPADATLPAIDYSFAGRIGHAMTTVFSPLGFNWQICIALIPGLAAREVAVSSLATVYALSAADDDAAAQALSPLIHDGWSLATALSLLVWYIYAPMCLSTLATIKRETNSWKQMSFAAFYLFALAYLASLVTYQVAVALGAG from the coding sequence GTGAGCGCGGTGGCCGCGCCGCTGCGCCTGGCCCTGGTCGGCAATCCGAACTGCGGCAAGACCGCGCTGTTCAACCAGCTGACCGGCAGCAAGCAGAAGGTCGCCAACTACGCCGGTGTCACCGTCGAGCGTAAGGAGGGCCGTTTCCGCGCGCCGTCCGGGCGCGAGTTCGCGGTGCTGGACCTGCCGGGCGCCTACAGCTTGCAGCCGGCCAGCCTGGACGAGGCGATCACCCGCGATCTGTGCCGCGGCTTCTACCCGGGCGAGCCGGCGCCGGACGTGCTGGTCTGCGTGGTCGACGCCACCAACCTGCGCCTGCACCTGCGCTTCGCGCTGGAGCTGCGCGAGCTGGGCAAGCCGATGCTGGTGGCCCTGAACATGGTCGACGCGGCGCAGCGCCGCGGCATCCAGATCGACCGCCAGGCGCTGGAGCAGGCGCTGGGCGTGCCGGTGATCGAGACCGTGGCGGTGCGCCGCAACGGCGCCCGCGCCCTGGTCGAGCGGCTCGACGCACTGGCGCCGGCACTGCCGCCGGCGGTGGCGCCGGCCGAGGGGCAGGGCGACTATCACCAGCAGGTGCGCGCGATCCTGGCCTCGGCGGTGTCGATGCCGACGCGCACCTCGCGAGTGGACGACGCGCTGGACCGCTGGCTGCTGCACCCGGTGGCCGGGCTGCTGACCCTGGCTGTGGTGATGTTCCTGATCTTCCAGGCGGTGTATGCCTGGGCGGCACCACTGATGGACCTGATCGACGGCGGCACCAAGGCGCTGGGCGCCTGGATCGGCGGGACGCTGCCGGAGGGGCCGCTGAACAGTCTGCTGGTGGACGGCATCATCGCCGGTCTCGGCGGGGTGGTGGTGTTCCTGCCGCAGATCCTGATCCTGTTCGCCTTCATCCTGGCGCTTGAGGAATCCGGCTATCTGCCGCGCGCGGCCTTCCTGCTCGACCGCATGATGGCCGCGGCCGGCCTGTCCGGGCGCTCGTTCATCCCGCTGCTATCCAGCTTCGCCTGTGCGGTGCCGGGGATCATGTCCACGCGCAGCATCCAGGACCCGCGCGACCGCCTGGCCACTATTTTGGTGGCGCCGCTGATGACCTGTTCGGCACGCCTGCCGGTGTACGCGCTGCTGATCGGCGCGTTCATCCCGCAACGGCAGGTGTGGGGCGTGTTCAACCAGCAGGGGCTGGTGCTGTTCGGCCTGTATTTCGCCGCCATCGCCAGCGCGCTGATGGTGTCGTGGACGATGAAGAAGTGGCGCCGCGACAAGGGCGAGCACCCGCTGCTGCTGGAACTGCCGTCCTACCGCGTGCCGCATCTGCGTGACCTGGCGCTGGGCCTGTGGGAGCGCGCGGCGATCTTCCTCAAGCGCGTCGGCGGCATTATCCTGGCGCTGACCATTCTGCTGTGGTTCCTGCTGTCGTTCCCGGCGGCACCGGCCGACGCCACCCTGCCGGCGATCGACTACAGCTTCGCCGGCCGCATCGGCCACGCCATGACCACGGTGTTTTCGCCGCTGGGCTTCAACTGGCAGATCTGCATCGCGCTGATCCCCGGCCTGGCCGCGCGCGAGGTGGCGGTGTCGTCGCTGGCGACGGTGTACGCGCTGTCGGCGGCCGACGACGATGCCGCCGCGCAGGCGTTGTCGCCGCTGATCCACGACGGCTGGTCGCTGGCCACCGCGCTGTCGCTGCTGGTCTGGTACATCTACGCGCCGATGTGCCTTTCCACCCTGGCCACGATCAAGCGCGAGACCAACTCGTGGAAGCAGATGAGTTTCGCCGCGTTCTACCTGTTCGCGCTGGCATACCTGGCATCGCTGGTCACCTACCAGGTCGCGGTGGCGCTGGGAGCCGGCTGA